Proteins encoded by one window of Kribbella italica:
- a CDS encoding ATP/GTP-binding protein produces MSKQKKPVDPSRGGRRPMPRGWPGMGGGYSTYLQAPAEWRGTTVQVCGMWPFASGTGSPMVGVPIGRNILSGATMCCDPISWFMRAKLISNPSMFVLGKPGLGKSTITRRMALGLAGYGVMPLVLGDLKPDYKDLIEALGGQVIQLGRGRGHLNVLDPGESRQAALRLTGSARQAIEADAHGRRQTMVSALISIMRSAPPTDREETIIDEALKVLDERHEGTPVLRDLLKVVQDAPDRVRNVTLDRGSLDRYRQITEGLEASLIGLVGGGRLGEIFSEQTNNPMKLDRPVVFDVSNIDDSETNLQAAVLLACWSYGFGAVAVSQALADAGLEPRRHYFVILDELWRVLRAGRGLVDRVDALTRLNRQRGVGMAMISHTMSDLLALEHPEDRMKAKGFVERSGMVICGGLPRAEMENLTEVVPMSEEEQNMLIGWQDPPAWDPATGEEAAPPGRGNFLVKVGGRPGIPVHVGLTSVEREINDTNKLWKTGADGRPLKVEIADDGTEEVVAEYTFDDPAQLPPPDPTTRVVARSGVDD; encoded by the coding sequence GTGAGCAAGCAGAAGAAGCCGGTCGACCCGAGCCGCGGCGGCCGCCGTCCGATGCCGCGTGGCTGGCCGGGGATGGGCGGCGGCTACTCGACGTACCTGCAGGCCCCCGCCGAGTGGCGCGGTACGACGGTGCAGGTGTGCGGCATGTGGCCGTTCGCGTCCGGCACCGGCAGCCCGATGGTCGGGGTGCCGATCGGCCGCAACATCCTGTCCGGCGCGACCATGTGCTGCGACCCGATCAGCTGGTTCATGCGGGCCAAGCTGATCTCCAACCCGTCGATGTTCGTGCTCGGCAAGCCCGGTCTGGGCAAGTCGACGATCACCCGGCGGATGGCACTCGGCCTGGCCGGGTACGGCGTGATGCCGCTGGTCCTGGGCGACCTGAAGCCGGACTACAAGGACCTGATCGAGGCGCTCGGTGGCCAGGTGATCCAGCTCGGCCGCGGCCGCGGTCACCTCAACGTGCTCGACCCCGGCGAGTCCCGCCAGGCCGCGCTGCGGCTGACCGGCTCGGCCCGGCAGGCGATCGAGGCCGACGCGCACGGCCGCCGGCAGACGATGGTCTCGGCGCTGATCTCGATCATGCGCTCGGCCCCGCCGACGGACCGCGAGGAGACCATCATCGACGAGGCCCTCAAGGTGCTCGACGAGCGCCACGAGGGCACGCCGGTGCTGCGCGACCTGCTGAAGGTCGTCCAGGACGCACCCGACCGGGTCCGCAACGTCACCCTCGACCGCGGCAGCCTGGACCGGTACCGGCAGATCACCGAAGGCCTGGAGGCCTCGCTGATCGGTCTGGTCGGCGGCGGCCGGCTCGGTGAGATCTTCTCCGAGCAGACCAACAACCCGATGAAGCTGGACCGCCCGGTCGTCTTCGACGTGTCCAACATCGACGACTCCGAGACCAACCTGCAGGCCGCCGTACTGCTGGCCTGCTGGTCGTACGGGTTCGGCGCGGTCGCCGTCTCGCAGGCGCTGGCCGACGCCGGCCTCGAGCCGCGGCGGCACTACTTCGTCATCCTCGACGAGCTCTGGCGGGTCCTGCGGGCCGGGCGCGGCCTGGTCGACCGCGTCGACGCGCTGACCCGGCTGAACCGGCAGCGCGGTGTCGGGATGGCGATGATCTCGCACACCATGTCCGACCTGCTGGCGCTCGAGCACCCCGAGGACCGGATGAAGGCCAAGGGCTTCGTCGAGCGGTCCGGCATGGTGATCTGCGGCGGTCTGCCGCGGGCCGAGATGGAGAACCTCACCGAGGTCGTGCCGATGTCCGAGGAGGAGCAGAACATGCTCATCGGCTGGCAGGACCCGCCCGCGTGGGACCCGGCCACCGGCGAGGAGGCCGCACCGCCCGGCCGAGGCAACTTCCTGGTCAAGGTCGGCGGCCGGCCGGGCATCCCGGTGCACGTCGGGCTGACCTCGGTCGAGCGCGAGATCAACGACACCAACAAGCTCTGGAAGACCGGCGCGGACGGCCGCCCGCTCAAGGTGGAGATCGCCGACGACGGAACCGAGGAGGTGGTGGCCGAGTACACCTTCGACGACCCGGCCCAGCTGCCTCCGCCCGACCCCACCACCCGCGTGGTCGCGCGAAGCGGAGTTGACGACTGA